The nucleotide window TACGCATTAAACCTCCGAGCTGTATGACTTCCACATTATCCCGGTTCATGAGCTCCAATGCTACGTTTAGAGCCGATGTGACTACCGTTAAACCTTCCTTGGCCAAAAGGTTACGGGCAAAAAACTGAACCGTAGTGCCCGATGCAATAAGGATACAGTCGTTGGGCTCAACCAATGAAGCAGCATAGGCGCCTACTCTTTGTTTTTCGTTGGCCTGCAAAGTAACCTTTTCATCAACATGCCGGTCGGCGATATAAGGATTAGTAAGCGTAGCGCCCCCATGAGTCCGAAACAGCAGTTTTCTGTCTTCCAGGAACTGCAGATCTTTCCGGATGGTTACGGAAGATACATTTAGGTCGGTGCAGAGATCGGTAACTTTGATGCTTCCTTCTTTTTTGATCAGTTCAATAATATGTTGATGGCGCTCCAGTAAATTGCTCATAAGTACGTTACAAATTGAATGTGAGAATGCCAAAATTAACGAAAATACAATTCTATGTTTTGAATCTTCGCTATACTTTTACCTGGTTTAAGTAACTTTCATTATGAAAAGAAATCTCTACGCAGTTTTTATAGGTGCTATCTGTTTAATAACGGGTTCCTTGTATGCTCAACAAACTGTAAAAGTGATGAGCTATAATATACATCATTGTAATCCTCCGTCCAGGCCTGGCATTATCGACCTGGATGCCATCGCCAATGCCATCAGGAAACAAAACCCGGATATAGTAGCTTTACAGGAGGTTGATGTGAATACGGTCAGAAGCGGAAAAGTGAACCAGGCTGCGCAGCTGGCTCTTAAAACAGGATTGAAGTCATTCTATTTTGCCAAGGCGATCGATCATGAAGGAGGAGACTATGGAGTAGCCATCCTCTCGAAGTTTCCACTGGATGATATCAATACCTACCGATTGCCAA belongs to Niabella yanshanensis and includes:
- a CDS encoding DeoR/GlpR family DNA-binding transcription regulator; translation: MSNLLERHQHIIELIKKEGSIKVTDLCTDLNVSSVTIRKDLQFLEDRKLLFRTHGGATLTNPYIADRHVDEKVTLQANEKQRVGAYAASLVEPNDCILIASGTTVQFFARNLLAKEGLTVVTSALNVALELMNRDNVEVIQLGGLMRKTSASVTGIYAESILQDFSCSKLFLGVDGIDTDFGLTTSNMMEALLNKKMIGASQKTIVLADSSKFGKRGFGKICGLDDIEQIITDSNISAHTVKTLEEMGVEVTIV